From Pandoraea norimbergensis, the proteins below share one genomic window:
- a CDS encoding slipin family protein — protein sequence MNPITSFLVLVLLLMGAATGAYVSPYLAACFVVAAMLLASTLKMANAWQKFVILRAGKLQSVKGPGLFMILPVVDNVTAIIDTRIQTTAFNAEQALTKDTVPVNVDAIIFWHVHDAERAALAITDYRQAIDRVAQTSLREMIGASMLSSLLSDRKASDEQLRADISAKTAAWGIAVISVEVRDVAIPVALQDAMSRQAQAEREKQARMILGSAEAVIAARFVEAATIYEGHPQALQLRAMNIIYETTKERGATILMPSSMVDSMNPAVLAFAVGSTDPSTTAPTLKTAA from the coding sequence ATGAATCCGATCACATCGTTTCTCGTACTGGTTCTCCTGCTGATGGGCGCGGCGACAGGTGCGTATGTCAGTCCCTATCTGGCGGCGTGTTTCGTCGTCGCGGCCATGCTGCTCGCGTCCACGTTGAAGATGGCCAACGCGTGGCAGAAGTTCGTCATTTTGCGTGCCGGCAAACTTCAGAGCGTGAAGGGCCCCGGGTTGTTCATGATTCTGCCGGTCGTCGACAACGTGACCGCCATCATCGATACCCGCATTCAAACCACGGCGTTCAACGCGGAACAGGCGCTGACGAAAGACACGGTGCCGGTGAACGTCGACGCCATCATCTTCTGGCACGTGCACGACGCCGAGCGGGCGGCGCTCGCGATCACGGATTACCGGCAGGCAATCGACCGGGTCGCACAGACGTCGCTGCGCGAGATGATCGGGGCGTCGATGCTGTCGTCGCTGCTTTCGGACAGAAAGGCCTCGGACGAGCAATTGCGCGCCGATATCAGCGCTAAAACGGCAGCATGGGGGATTGCGGTGATTTCGGTGGAAGTGCGGGACGTCGCAATTCCCGTGGCGCTTCAGGATGCAATGTCCAGACAGGCGCAGGCCGAGCGGGAGAAGCAGGCTCGTATGATTCTCGGGTCGGCGGAAGCGGTTATTGCGGCACGTTTTGTCGAAGCCGCGACGATCTACGAAGGTCACCCGCAGGCGTTGCAATTACGCGCGATGAACATCATCTACGAGACCACCAAGGAGCGCGGGGCCACCATCCTGATGCCGTCATCGATGGTCGACAGCATGAACCCGGCAGTGCTGGCCTTCGCGGTTGGCAGTACCGATCCGTCTACGACCGCACCGACGTTGAAGACGGCAGCTTGA
- a CDS encoding Crp/Fnr family transcriptional regulator — MSPQPNQGANRLLAVLPPNEWNRIAPELMLVEMPLGKVIYESGDQLAHVYFPTTSIVSLLYVMEDGASAEIAIVGNDGLIGIALFMGGETTPSRAIVQSAGYAYRLSARVLKDEFKRAGPLQRLLLRYTQTLITQMAQTAVCNRHHSIDQQLCRWLLLSLDLLPSNELQMTQELIANMLGVRRSGVTEAALKLQTAGLIQYSHGHIKVLDRDGLEKRVCECYSVVRREFTRLLPDTIAT; from the coding sequence ATGTCGCCGCAACCGAATCAGGGTGCGAACCGTCTGCTGGCTGTGCTGCCTCCGAACGAGTGGAACCGGATTGCGCCTGAACTGATGTTGGTTGAGATGCCGCTTGGCAAGGTGATTTACGAGTCCGGCGATCAGTTGGCCCACGTCTATTTCCCAACGACCTCCATTGTTTCCCTGCTCTATGTCATGGAAGACGGCGCCTCCGCCGAGATCGCCATCGTGGGCAACGACGGACTGATCGGTATCGCGCTATTTATGGGCGGTGAAACCACGCCGAGCCGCGCCATCGTGCAAAGTGCCGGTTACGCCTACCGCCTCAGCGCGCGAGTACTTAAAGACGAATTCAAACGGGCCGGGCCGTTGCAACGACTGCTGCTGCGTTACACGCAGACGTTGATCACGCAAATGGCCCAGACCGCAGTCTGCAACCGCCATCACTCCATCGATCAGCAACTCTGCCGCTGGCTCTTGCTGAGCCTCGATCTCCTGCCGTCCAACGAGCTTCAGATGACGCAGGAATTGATCGCCAACATGCTCGGCGTACGCCGCTCCGGCGTCACCGAAGCCGCGCTGAAACTCCAGACGGCGGGGCTGATTCAATACAGCCACGGCCATATCAAGGTGCTTGATCGGGACGGTCTCGAGAAGCGCGTCTGCGAGTGCTACAGCGTGGTCAGACGCGAATTCACACGACTTCTCCCCGATACGATCGCCACCTGA
- a CDS encoding amidohydrolase family protein, which yields MRSIQSPARRKLLQVAAASAALSATRVFAKEESRPMPATSNYLPVRAEWLAAGNEAALEPAMPIIDAHHHFYERPGWIYLLDEYLEDARGGHNITASVFMQALTRYRQSGPEALRPVGETQYVAEITAPLQHAAPRVAQGMVGYADLRRGAAVREVLEAHLAVGQGRFKGVRHLVTWDADQTLVNPLSAAPRGLLLDKDYRAGVAQLGPLGLSYDAWLFFPQLPELFDLAKAYPETPFVINHCGGVVRIASYENAREEVFTRWSRSMRELAQLPNVYVKVGGLGMRINGFDFEKGERSPSSEALAEAWKPWMHTCIEAFGADRCMFESNFPVDKGSYTFNNGWNAFKRLTAQASPTERAALFRETVAKVYRLA from the coding sequence ATGCGCAGTATTCAATCACCGGCACGCCGCAAGCTCTTGCAGGTCGCAGCGGCGTCGGCGGCACTGTCGGCCACCCGTGTTTTCGCAAAAGAGGAATCCCGCCCCATGCCGGCGACCAGCAACTATCTGCCCGTGCGCGCCGAATGGCTGGCCGCGGGCAACGAAGCGGCCCTTGAGCCCGCGATGCCCATCATCGATGCGCATCACCATTTCTACGAGCGCCCGGGCTGGATCTACCTGCTCGACGAGTATCTGGAAGACGCACGCGGCGGGCACAACATCACGGCTTCGGTGTTCATGCAGGCGCTGACGCGATATCGGCAGTCGGGACCGGAGGCGCTGCGTCCGGTCGGTGAGACGCAGTACGTCGCAGAGATCACGGCGCCATTGCAACATGCCGCGCCGCGTGTGGCGCAGGGCATGGTCGGGTATGCCGATTTGCGACGTGGGGCTGCGGTGCGTGAAGTACTGGAAGCCCACCTTGCCGTGGGACAAGGCCGCTTCAAGGGTGTGCGGCATCTGGTGACGTGGGACGCGGACCAGACGCTGGTCAATCCGCTCTCCGCAGCACCGCGTGGGCTGTTGCTCGACAAGGACTACCGCGCCGGTGTGGCGCAGTTGGGGCCGCTGGGTTTGTCGTACGACGCGTGGCTGTTCTTCCCGCAGTTGCCGGAGTTGTTCGATCTGGCAAAGGCATATCCGGAAACGCCTTTCGTCATCAACCATTGCGGCGGCGTGGTGCGGATTGCCAGCTATGAGAACGCACGTGAAGAAGTCTTCACGCGGTGGTCACGTTCGATGCGCGAGTTGGCGCAGTTGCCGAACGTCTACGTGAAAGTTGGCGGGCTGGGGATGCGGATCAACGGCTTCGATTTCGAGAAGGGGGAACGCTCACCGTCATCGGAAGCACTCGCCGAAGCGTGGAAGCCATGGATGCACACCTGTATCGAAGCGTTTGGCGCCGATCGCTGCATGTTCGAGAGCAACTTCCCGGTCGACAAGGGGTCGTACACGTTCAACAACGGCTGGAACGCCTTCAAGCGCCTGACGGCACAAGCCAGCCCCACGGAACGCGCCGCACTGTTCCGTGAGACGGTAGCGAAGGTCTATCGGCTGGCGTGA
- a CDS encoding MFS transporter: MTSLSRTTPAAMPLGDSLEQRAVQKAAWRFIPLLALAYFFNYLDRTSVGFAALTMNRDLGLTATQFGWGAGIMFAGYCLCEVPSNLALYRFGARRWLARIMITWGIFAAATALATGPMSFYVIRLLLGIGEAGFFPGVIFFLAVWFPANYRTRVLAWFTVSTPLSSLVGGPLSTWLLQMDGMLGLAGWKWMFIIEGLPACLLGYLVLKLLADKPADAKWLTPDERQALQQAFEREGSASKKKKDFGAALKDVRVYLLASISFGFTMGSYGIGIWLPQMLKAHGMSVTQTGWLSAVPYFFATIALLWWAKRVDRRGGHIANLAAGLLIGAVALGVSTYFNQLLPAMTGITLALIGTIAGRTIFFTLPARFLSGQAAAGGLALINSIGALGGFAGPYLVGYLKDSFGTFTAGMLGLSIVLGVTTLLTLALFAFPQEEK, encoded by the coding sequence ATGACCTCGTTATCCCGTACGACACCGGCGGCTATGCCGCTGGGCGACTCCCTGGAACAGCGCGCCGTGCAAAAAGCCGCGTGGCGCTTCATTCCGTTGCTTGCCCTCGCCTATTTCTTCAACTATCTGGACCGCACCAGCGTGGGGTTCGCCGCGCTCACGATGAATCGCGATCTCGGCCTGACGGCCACGCAATTCGGTTGGGGCGCGGGCATCATGTTTGCCGGTTACTGCCTTTGCGAAGTGCCGAGCAATCTCGCGCTCTATCGCTTCGGCGCGCGCCGCTGGCTGGCGCGGATCATGATCACGTGGGGCATCTTCGCGGCGGCCACGGCGCTCGCTACCGGCCCGATGAGCTTCTATGTGATTCGCTTGTTGCTGGGCATTGGCGAAGCCGGCTTCTTTCCCGGTGTGATTTTCTTCCTTGCGGTCTGGTTTCCCGCGAACTACCGCACGCGGGTGCTCGCGTGGTTCACGGTGTCCACACCGCTGTCGTCACTGGTCGGTGGCCCGTTGTCGACGTGGCTGCTGCAAATGGACGGAATGCTCGGTCTCGCGGGCTGGAAGTGGATGTTCATCATCGAGGGCTTGCCGGCGTGTCTGCTTGGCTATCTTGTGTTGAAGCTTCTCGCGGACAAGCCTGCCGACGCTAAGTGGCTCACACCTGACGAGCGACAGGCGCTGCAACAAGCCTTCGAACGCGAGGGCTCGGCGAGCAAGAAAAAGAAGGACTTTGGCGCGGCGCTCAAAGACGTGCGTGTCTACCTGCTCGCCTCGATCTCGTTCGGCTTCACGATGGGTTCGTACGGCATCGGTATCTGGCTGCCGCAGATGCTCAAGGCGCACGGCATGAGCGTGACACAGACGGGCTGGCTCTCGGCGGTGCCGTACTTCTTCGCGACGATTGCGCTGCTGTGGTGGGCCAAGCGTGTGGACCGTCGCGGCGGGCACATCGCGAATCTGGCGGCCGGGTTGCTGATCGGTGCGGTCGCGTTGGGCGTGTCGACCTATTTCAATCAGCTCCTGCCTGCCATGACCGGCATCACGCTTGCGCTGATCGGCACCATCGCAGGACGCACGATCTTCTTCACGCTGCCGGCACGATTCCTGTCGGGTCAGGCAGCTGCGGGCGGGCTCGCCCTCATCAATTCGATCGGTGCCTTGGGCGGCTTTGCGGGACCGTATCTCGTGGGTTATCTGAAGGACAGCTTCGGCACGTTCACGGCAGGCATGCTGGGTCTGTCGATCGTGCTCGGCGTCACCACGTTGCTCACACTCGCATTGTTCGCGTTTCCGCAGGAGGAGAAATAA
- a CDS encoding CaiB/BaiF CoA transferase family protein, giving the protein MSGVKNEQSLPYSGVRVIEMTHMVMGPTCGMVLADLGAEVIKVEPITGDSTRNLRGSGAGFFSTFNRNKKSLAVDLKDPRGVEIVHRLLANADVFSENFKSGTMDKLGLGYDTLSRLNPRLVYVSHKGFLPGPYDHRTALDEVVQMMGGLAYMTGPEGKPLRAGASVNDVMGGMFGAIGAMAALAQRERTGQGQEVQSALFENNVFLMAQHMMQFAVTGRPAAPMPSRISAWAVYDVFTVKDGEQIFLAVVSDTQWALFCDAFGLPAFKADERLATNNQRVQAREWLMPQLRQHMEAFSAAHIGAVFERAGLPYAPITKPQALFDDPHLLATGGLAEVTLPPDASASGESVTTRTALLPITLAGERLPLRAAPPSLGQDTQALLTQLGYSPDDIERLADAGVVRCATSHADDLSAASPSPTELASA; this is encoded by the coding sequence ATGAGCGGTGTAAAAAACGAGCAATCGTTGCCGTACAGCGGCGTGCGCGTCATCGAGATGACGCACATGGTGATGGGCCCGACGTGCGGCATGGTGCTGGCCGACCTCGGCGCCGAAGTCATCAAGGTCGAACCGATCACCGGTGACAGCACCCGCAATCTGCGCGGGTCCGGCGCGGGGTTCTTCAGCACGTTCAATCGCAACAAGAAGAGTCTGGCCGTCGATCTGAAAGACCCACGCGGCGTGGAGATCGTGCACCGGTTGCTCGCCAATGCCGATGTCTTCAGCGAGAACTTCAAGAGCGGCACGATGGACAAGCTCGGGCTGGGTTACGACACGCTCTCCCGGCTCAATCCGCGACTCGTCTACGTATCGCACAAGGGCTTCTTGCCCGGTCCGTACGACCATCGCACGGCGCTCGACGAAGTCGTCCAGATGATGGGCGGTCTGGCGTACATGACGGGGCCGGAAGGCAAACCGTTGCGAGCTGGTGCCAGCGTCAACGATGTCATGGGCGGCATGTTCGGGGCAATCGGCGCGATGGCAGCATTGGCGCAGCGCGAGCGCACTGGCCAAGGACAGGAAGTGCAGAGCGCGCTGTTCGAGAACAACGTCTTCCTGATGGCGCAGCACATGATGCAGTTCGCCGTGACTGGGCGCCCCGCCGCACCGATGCCGAGCCGCATTTCCGCGTGGGCGGTGTACGACGTCTTCACCGTCAAGGATGGCGAACAGATCTTTCTGGCGGTGGTCTCCGATACGCAATGGGCACTGTTCTGCGACGCATTCGGCTTGCCCGCGTTCAAAGCGGACGAACGGCTCGCCACGAACAACCAGCGTGTGCAGGCGCGTGAGTGGCTGATGCCGCAACTCCGCCAGCATATGGAAGCGTTCAGCGCGGCGCACATTGGCGCCGTCTTCGAGCGCGCCGGGTTGCCGTACGCGCCGATCACGAAACCGCAAGCGCTGTTCGACGATCCGCATTTGCTGGCCACCGGCGGTCTGGCTGAAGTCACGTTGCCCCCCGACGCGAGTGCCTCAGGGGAATCGGTCACAACGCGCACCGCGCTGCTGCCGATCACGCTGGCGGGCGAGCGGTTGCCACTGCGCGCCGCGCCGCCTTCGCTTGGGCAAGACACACAGGCGTTGCTGACTCAACTGGGCTACTCGCCCGACGACATCGAGCGACTTGCCGATGCCGGTGTCGTGCGCTGCGCCACGTCGCATGCCGACGACCTGTCGGCCGCGTCACCGTCCCCGACTGAACTTGCCAGCGCCTGA
- a CDS encoding hydroxymethylglutaryl-CoA lyase, translating into MTQSSAPRVLVSEVGPRDGLQSLKRVMPTAAKLRWISALAAAGLKEIEVGSFVPAKLLPQMADIHDVVAHALSIPGLRVAVLAPNLRGAQAAFEAGVHKLTLPVSVTDEHSMANIRKTTAQMIEAVREIVALRDARFPGIEIEAGVSVAFGCTIAGTVTDDQTLRMCLAMAECGVDEVGLSDTSGYANPVQVRRMFRRLQAEVGSKAGGAHFHNTRGQGLANVVAALDAGVTTIDASQAGLGGCPYAPGATGNIVTEDLVFLLEAMGYDTGIDVDALAAARAVLAEALPGEALYGHVQDAGLPKGFHYADGRAPSAPQPEGCLLGDAQ; encoded by the coding sequence ATGACACAATCTTCCGCCCCGCGAGTCCTCGTGAGCGAAGTCGGCCCCCGCGACGGACTGCAAAGTCTGAAGCGCGTGATGCCGACCGCCGCCAAGCTGCGCTGGATTTCTGCGCTCGCCGCCGCCGGTCTCAAGGAAATTGAAGTCGGCTCGTTCGTGCCGGCCAAGTTGTTGCCGCAGATGGCCGACATCCACGACGTCGTCGCTCATGCCCTGTCGATTCCCGGCCTTCGCGTGGCCGTGCTCGCCCCGAACCTGCGCGGCGCGCAAGCGGCATTCGAAGCCGGCGTGCATAAGCTGACGCTGCCCGTCTCGGTCACCGACGAGCACTCGATGGCCAACATCCGCAAGACCACGGCGCAGATGATCGAAGCCGTGCGCGAAATCGTGGCACTGCGCGACGCGCGTTTCCCCGGTATCGAAATCGAAGCTGGGGTTTCGGTGGCCTTCGGCTGCACGATCGCTGGCACCGTCACCGATGACCAGACCCTGCGCATGTGTCTCGCCATGGCCGAGTGCGGTGTCGACGAAGTGGGTTTGTCGGACACCAGCGGCTACGCCAACCCAGTGCAGGTCCGCCGCATGTTCCGTCGCTTGCAGGCCGAAGTCGGCAGCAAGGCGGGCGGCGCGCACTTTCACAACACGCGCGGCCAAGGGCTGGCCAACGTGGTTGCTGCTCTCGACGCCGGCGTGACGACCATCGATGCGAGTCAGGCCGGGCTTGGCGGATGTCCGTACGCGCCCGGCGCAACGGGCAACATCGTGACAGAAGATCTGGTGTTTCTGCTCGAAGCGATGGGCTACGACACCGGCATCGACGTCGATGCGCTCGCCGCAGCGCGTGCCGTGCTGGCCGAGGCATTGCCGGGCGAGGCGTTGTACGGCCACGTTCAGGACGCCGGACTGCCGAAGGGTTTTCACTACGCCGACGGACGCGCCCCCAGCGCGCCGCAGCCGGAAGGCTGCTTGCTGGGAGATGCGCAATGA
- a CDS encoding IclR family transcriptional regulator, with product MTAQASDGGSGVAVLDRAFAILNAFGPSEDGLTLTEISLRTDLYKSTVLRLLGALEHGGFIRKLSDGRYAIGPQPLRLAARYQRSFQVGPVIEPILQQLSRELGETASLYVRQGDQRLVLYRVEPSRAVRVSIRIGEEFPISKGASGKVLLAFTESDDPRWADVRERLWAVSFGERDPETASVSVPVFGASGEFVGALTLSGPKARFDMASAVKQALTALLDGARRATVALGGMGERYDASLAATRQAGFSAPGQGENA from the coding sequence ATGACGGCGCAAGCGTCGGACGGCGGCAGCGGGGTGGCCGTGCTGGATCGTGCGTTTGCGATCCTCAACGCGTTCGGCCCGTCGGAGGATGGGTTGACGCTCACCGAAATCTCGCTGCGCACCGATCTCTACAAGAGCACGGTGTTGCGGCTGCTCGGGGCGCTTGAGCACGGCGGTTTCATTCGCAAGCTCAGCGACGGGCGCTATGCCATCGGGCCGCAGCCTCTGCGTCTGGCAGCGCGCTATCAGCGGTCGTTTCAGGTCGGGCCGGTGATCGAACCGATCCTTCAGCAGTTGAGCCGCGAACTGGGCGAAACCGCTTCGTTGTATGTTCGTCAGGGCGATCAACGACTGGTGCTGTACCGGGTGGAGCCGTCACGCGCGGTACGCGTGTCGATCCGCATCGGTGAAGAGTTTCCGATTTCGAAAGGCGCTTCGGGAAAGGTGTTGCTCGCGTTCACGGAAAGCGACGATCCGCGTTGGGCCGACGTACGCGAGCGCCTCTGGGCCGTCTCGTTCGGCGAACGCGATCCGGAAACAGCCTCGGTGTCAGTGCCGGTGTTTGGGGCGAGCGGTGAGTTCGTCGGTGCGCTGACGCTCTCGGGACCGAAGGCGCGCTTCGACATGGCATCGGCGGTCAAACAGGCGCTGACGGCGTTACTCGACGGTGCGCGCCGCGCAACGGTTGCGCTGGGGGGCATGGGGGAGCGCTACGACGCAAGCCTTGCCGCGACTCGACAAGCCGGATTCTCAGCGCCGGGGCAAGGCGAAAACGCCTGA
- a CDS encoding GntR family transcriptional regulator, protein MSAEIAARLRVMIEEGELPPGERIDEKALCELFDVSKTPLREALKTLVSEGLVLHRQYIGYRVAPLDLEELRATFETLHGLERTAGELAAMRLTDVALRTLEKKHLQMLDAHSKGHRTDYFRINQEIHQLIVDGAANPVLSSIYAALMSKVHRARGAANADHLRWQESHEEHEQIMRALREDGRPRLGAVLKAHSENTATEVLTVVAEAIRKGD, encoded by the coding sequence ATGTCCGCCGAGATCGCTGCCCGCCTTCGCGTGATGATTGAAGAAGGCGAACTCCCGCCCGGCGAACGCATCGACGAGAAGGCGCTTTGCGAGCTTTTCGATGTTTCGAAGACGCCCTTGCGTGAGGCGTTGAAGACGCTGGTGTCAGAAGGGCTGGTACTGCACCGGCAGTACATCGGCTATCGCGTGGCACCGCTCGATCTGGAGGAGTTGCGCGCGACCTTCGAGACGCTGCATGGACTGGAGCGCACCGCGGGCGAATTGGCCGCGATGCGCCTGACGGATGTGGCGCTACGAACGCTTGAAAAGAAGCATCTTCAGATGCTCGACGCGCATAGCAAGGGCCATCGCACCGACTACTTCCGCATCAATCAGGAGATTCATCAACTGATCGTCGACGGTGCGGCCAACCCGGTGCTGTCATCGATTTACGCGGCGTTGATGAGCAAGGTTCACCGCGCGCGTGGCGCGGCAAATGCCGATCATTTGCGTTGGCAGGAATCGCACGAAGAGCATGAGCAGATCATGCGTGCGCTAAGGGAAGATGGACGCCCGCGTCTGGGCGCAGTGCTCAAGGCGCACTCGGAGAATACGGCCACGGAGGTGCTTACCGTCGTGGCGGAGGCCATTCGTAAGGGCGATTAA
- a CDS encoding MFS transporter, translated as MQSTSRAATLTGAKSTVRWKIFFLMLFLIAVNYIDRASLSVAMPLISKEFDLTPAMEGLILSGFFWTYAVMQIPGGMLADKYKPRIVIALATVFWGLFQAAAAFCTSATTLLLTRFGLGAAEAPIYPAGGKLNAIWMTQNERGRGATLLDGGAPLGAALGAIIITWLITVLGSWRLAFVVAGVGTMLAGYLAWRYIRNSPREHPAVNEEEANYIEMAQASEHRAEPENLSGRSMDFFKYRSVWCMALGWMCFNTVFYGLLTWMPNYLHKVHGFDIKQMGGASFIIFFCGFVGELIGGWIGDKWKAAGGSPNKVMRTLFGIAAVIATASIFSVAYVTSDVVTVVLLSSTLFFLRWCGLYWCIPSILGTRNKIGFLGGVMNLGGNIGGISVPLIVGLIVQTTGSYFLALMFFAAAGVGLLVCSTLIDYEKKLPV; from the coding sequence ATGCAGTCGACAAGCAGGGCCGCAACGCTGACCGGCGCGAAGAGCACGGTTCGCTGGAAGATCTTTTTTCTGATGCTGTTCCTCATCGCCGTGAACTACATCGACCGCGCGTCGTTGTCGGTGGCGATGCCGTTGATCTCGAAAGAATTCGACCTCACGCCGGCGATGGAGGGGCTGATTCTGAGCGGCTTCTTCTGGACGTATGCCGTCATGCAGATTCCGGGCGGCATGCTCGCCGACAAGTACAAGCCGCGCATCGTCATTGCGCTGGCGACCGTCTTCTGGGGTCTGTTTCAGGCCGCCGCGGCGTTTTGCACCAGCGCCACCACGCTGCTGCTGACCCGCTTCGGGCTGGGCGCCGCCGAGGCACCGATCTATCCGGCGGGCGGCAAGCTTAATGCCATCTGGATGACCCAGAACGAGCGCGGGCGCGGCGCCACTTTGCTCGACGGCGGCGCGCCGCTGGGTGCCGCACTGGGCGCGATCATCATCACGTGGCTCATCACCGTGCTGGGCTCATGGCGTTTGGCGTTTGTCGTGGCGGGCGTCGGCACGATGCTCGCGGGCTATCTGGCATGGCGCTACATCCGCAATTCACCGCGTGAGCACCCGGCCGTGAACGAAGAAGAGGCCAACTACATCGAGATGGCGCAGGCGTCCGAGCATCGCGCCGAGCCGGAGAACCTGTCGGGCCGCTCGATGGACTTCTTCAAATACCGCTCGGTCTGGTGCATGGCCCTTGGATGGATGTGCTTCAACACCGTGTTCTACGGCTTGCTGACGTGGATGCCGAACTATCTGCACAAGGTGCACGGCTTCGACATCAAGCAGATGGGCGGCGCGAGTTTCATCATCTTCTTCTGCGGTTTCGTCGGTGAGTTGATCGGCGGGTGGATCGGCGACAAGTGGAAAGCCGCAGGCGGCTCGCCCAACAAGGTGATGCGCACACTCTTCGGTATTGCCGCTGTCATCGCCACCGCATCGATCTTCTCGGTGGCGTATGTCACCAGCGACGTGGTGACCGTCGTGTTGCTGTCCTCGACGCTCTTCTTCCTTCGCTGGTGCGGCCTGTACTGGTGCATTCCGTCGATTCTCGGCACCCGCAACAAGATCGGTTTCCTTGGTGGCGTGATGAATCTCGGCGGCAACATCGGCGGTATCAGCGTGCCGCTGATCGTCGGCCTGATCGTGCAGACCACCGGCTCGTACTTTCTCGCGCTGATGTTCTTCGCGGCCGCTGGCGTGGGCTTGCTCGTGTGCTCCACGTTGATCGATTACGAGAAAAAACTCCCTGTCTGA
- a CDS encoding maleate cis-trans isomerase family protein — MTKNSRTLLGMLTPSSNTALEPITSAMVAGLPDVSVHFSRFRVTEISLGSTALGQFDLDKILDAAKLLADAEVDVIAWNGTSAGWLGFETDEALCRQITEATGIPATTSVLALNEILEQTGVKELGLVTPYLEDVQQRIIANYARKGIQCTAERHLNLRKNFEFSEVDRDTLTRLVNEVADKRPQAITTFCTNLHAAPLARALEAQTGIPVYDTISTVIWKSMKIAGLDTRALSEWGQLFASGE, encoded by the coding sequence ATGACAAAAAACTCCCGCACTTTGCTTGGCATGCTTACGCCGTCCTCCAACACCGCGCTGGAACCCATTACCAGTGCCATGGTTGCCGGGCTGCCCGATGTCAGTGTCCATTTTTCACGCTTTCGCGTCACCGAGATCTCGCTGGGTTCGACGGCGCTCGGTCAGTTCGATCTCGACAAGATTCTTGACGCGGCGAAGCTGCTTGCCGATGCAGAAGTCGACGTCATCGCCTGGAACGGCACGTCGGCGGGCTGGCTCGGGTTCGAGACCGATGAAGCCCTGTGCCGCCAGATTACCGAGGCGACCGGAATTCCTGCGACGACGTCCGTGCTGGCGCTCAACGAGATTCTCGAACAAACCGGGGTCAAGGAACTCGGCCTCGTCACGCCGTATCTGGAAGACGTGCAGCAGCGGATCATCGCCAACTACGCGCGCAAGGGCATTCAGTGCACGGCGGAGCGGCACCTGAACCTGCGCAAGAATTTCGAATTCTCTGAAGTCGATCGCGACACGCTCACGCGCCTCGTGAATGAAGTGGCTGACAAGCGCCCGCAAGCGATCACCACGTTCTGCACCAATCTGCATGCCGCGCCGCTGGCACGCGCGCTCGAAGCGCAGACCGGCATTCCGGTGTACGACACGATTTCGACGGTGATCTGGAAATCGATGAAGATCGCCGGCCTCGATACCCGCGCGTTGTCCGAGTGGGGACAACTGTTCGCCTCTGGGGAGTGA